A window of the Deinococcus gobiensis I-0 genome harbors these coding sequences:
- the allB gene encoding allantoinase AllB, whose translation MLDLKIEGARVALPGGLQEAVVGVEGGQIVAVEAQLGAAKRTVDARGLLLLPGVVDPHVHFSEPGRGHWEGWAHGSRAAAAGGVTTVVEMPLNAIPATVDVDALRLKVAAASAGSRVDYALWGGLMDDNRAELPGLHAAGVCGFKAFMLEIDDGSFRHAPDHVLYSGMGTLAGLGARLAVHAENSALIHGLSRDLRARGRHDPAAWLEAHPPVSELEAVQRALLFARDTGCALHLVHLSLPESLAAAAAARAAGQDVTTEVCAHHLTLTDGDFLRLGAVAKCAPPLRDPGRVEGLWAAVQAGTVDCLASDHSPAPMADKAGDDIWRAWGGINGLQLTLPLLLDEGTRRGVDVARLSRLLSGNPARLAGLGDRKGRVAPGFDADLVLVRPDAPWTLRADHLHSRHPWSPFLGRRFSHRVETVWRRGERLVEGGNLLPGVAGGLWQRPGQPAGTPIA comes from the coding sequence GTGCTGGACCTGAAGATCGAAGGGGCGCGGGTGGCCCTCCCCGGCGGCCTGCAGGAGGCGGTAGTGGGGGTGGAGGGCGGCCAGATCGTGGCCGTGGAGGCGCAGCTGGGGGCCGCGAAACGCACCGTGGACGCGCGCGGCCTGCTGCTGCTGCCCGGGGTGGTGGACCCTCATGTCCATTTCAGTGAGCCGGGGCGCGGCCACTGGGAGGGCTGGGCGCACGGCAGCCGCGCCGCCGCCGCCGGGGGCGTGACCACCGTGGTCGAGATGCCCCTGAACGCCATTCCGGCGACCGTGGACGTGGACGCCCTGCGCCTGAAGGTCGCGGCGGCGAGCGCCGGGTCGCGGGTGGACTACGCGCTGTGGGGCGGCCTGATGGACGACAACCGCGCCGAGCTGCCGGGGCTGCACGCGGCCGGGGTGTGCGGCTTCAAGGCCTTCATGCTGGAAATCGACGACGGCAGCTTCCGGCACGCGCCCGACCATGTCCTGTACTCCGGCATGGGCACGCTGGCGGGGCTGGGGGCACGCCTGGCGGTCCACGCCGAGAACAGCGCCCTGATCCACGGCCTGTCGCGCGACCTGCGGGCGCGGGGCCGCCATGACCCGGCGGCGTGGCTCGAAGCCCACCCGCCCGTCTCCGAGCTGGAAGCGGTCCAGCGGGCACTGCTGTTCGCGCGCGACACCGGCTGCGCGCTGCACCTCGTCCACCTCAGCCTGCCCGAGTCGCTGGCCGCAGCGGCGGCGGCCCGGGCGGCGGGTCAGGACGTGACCACCGAGGTCTGTGCCCACCACCTGACCCTGACCGACGGGGACTTCCTGCGGCTGGGCGCGGTCGCCAAGTGTGCGCCGCCGCTGCGCGACCCCGGGCGGGTCGAGGGGCTGTGGGCGGCGGTGCAGGCCGGCACGGTGGACTGCCTCGCCAGCGACCACTCGCCCGCGCCAATGGCCGACAAGGCCGGCGACGACATCTGGCGGGCCTGGGGGGGCATCAACGGCCTCCAGCTCACGCTGCCGCTGCTGCTCGACGAGGGCACGCGCCGGGGCGTGGACGTGGCCCGGCTGTCGCGCCTGCTCTCGGGCAACCCGGCCCGGCTCGCGGGGCTGGGGGACCGCAAGGGCCGGGTCGCGCCGGGCTTCGACGCCGACCTCGTGCTCGTGCGCCCGGACGCGCCCTGGACCCTGCGCGCCGATCATCTGCACTCGCGTCATCCCTGGTCGCCCTTTCTGGGCCGCCGGTTCTCACACCGCGTCGAGACGGTCTGGCGGCGCGGCGAGCGGCTGGTGGAGGGCGGGAACCTCCTGCCCGGCGTGGCCGGCGGCCTGTGGCAGCGGCCCGGACAGCCGGCCGGGACGCCCATCGCCTGA
- a CDS encoding CinA family nicotinamide mononucleotide deamidase-related protein produces MLLAEIISVGTELLFGEIVDSNAAFLARELGARGVNLHRKTVLGDNLGRVTDAVRLALSRADLVLVGGGLGPTDDDLSREAIAAALGETPAEDPGLIAWLEGLYSARGRVMPQINRKQAWLIPSAEALPNPVGTAPGWFVRLTGEGGRPQYVVAMPGPPREMNQMWREQVVPRLPLPDQALYAVTVHTQGLGESDVAERLGALTRQANPSVATYFRKTGVDVRVAASAPSEGEARALAQPVLEGVRADLARWTWGEDDDTLAGAVGKLLGGRTLGVIEAGSAGMLSTLLADEAGFHDAAVTTDHARLITLGLTPVTLRDAGLVSEGAARELAAGAREHLASDVGLSVVVNTRGENAGQAFVAVDVEGRSKTARIDWGGAPDQVRERAAVAALALAYRALRPAAEESL; encoded by the coding sequence ATGCTTCTAGCAGAAATCATCAGCGTAGGCACGGAACTGCTGTTCGGCGAGATCGTCGACAGCAACGCCGCCTTTCTGGCCCGCGAACTGGGGGCCCGGGGCGTCAACCTGCACCGCAAGACGGTCCTGGGGGACAACCTCGGCCGCGTGACGGACGCCGTGCGGCTGGCCCTGTCGCGCGCCGACCTCGTGCTGGTGGGCGGGGGCCTGGGACCGACCGACGACGACCTCAGCCGCGAGGCCATCGCCGCCGCGCTGGGCGAGACGCCCGCCGAGGACCCCGGGCTGATCGCGTGGCTCGAGGGCCTGTATTCCGCGCGCGGCCGCGTCATGCCGCAGATCAACCGCAAGCAGGCCTGGCTCATTCCCTCGGCCGAGGCGCTGCCCAACCCGGTCGGCACCGCGCCGGGCTGGTTCGTGCGCCTGACGGGCGAGGGGGGCCGGCCGCAGTACGTGGTCGCCATGCCCGGCCCGCCCCGCGAGATGAACCAGATGTGGCGCGAGCAGGTCGTGCCCCGGCTGCCGCTGCCCGATCAGGCGCTGTACGCCGTGACCGTGCACACCCAGGGCCTCGGCGAGAGCGACGTGGCCGAGCGTCTGGGCGCCCTGACCCGCCAGGCCAACCCCAGCGTGGCGACCTATTTCCGCAAGACGGGCGTGGACGTCCGCGTGGCGGCGAGCGCCCCGAGCGAGGGCGAGGCCCGCGCGCTGGCCCAGCCGGTGCTCGAAGGCGTGCGCGCCGACCTGGCCCGCTGGACCTGGGGCGAGGACGACGACACCCTGGCCGGGGCCGTGGGCAAGCTGCTCGGGGGCCGCACCCTGGGGGTCATCGAGGCGGGGAGTGCGGGCATGCTCAGCACCCTGCTGGCCGACGAGGCGGGCTTTCACGACGCCGCCGTCACGACCGACCACGCCCGCCTGATCACCCTGGGCCTGACGCCGGTCACGCTGCGCGACGCCGGGCTGGTCAGCGAGGGGGCCGCCCGCGAGCTCGCCGCCGGGGCGCGCGAGCACCTCGCCTCCGACGTGGGCCTGAGCGTGGTCGTGAACACGCGCGGCGAGAACGCCGGGCAGGCCTTCGTGGCCGTGGATGTGGAAGGCCGCAGCAAGACCGCCCGCATCGACTGGGGCGGCGCCCCCGACCAGGTACGTGAGCGCGCCGCCGTCGCCGCCCTGGCACTGGCCTACCGCGCCCTGCGCCCGGCCGCCGAGGAATCCCTATGA
- the thpR gene encoding RNA 2',3'-cyclic phosphodiesterase: MKVRTGPGKPAAPKAAPGKSGAAAPAKSAAGPAVASRPRPARPGSPAQPEDRTHTPSTVRLFYALKVPTEVAAPLAQVQSRLKGNWRSVRADQMHVTLAYLPAVPPARVGDLNALGLRLMGERAPMDLRLRGTGYFPNEGSPRVWFVKVEADGLDELAADLRAGIQALGLETDDLNFKAHITLARKKGPAPRVPPLTFDLGWQASGAALMRSILRKTGPIYETESSFRFQGSRSRPRPISPSAPDDISGQEAHQETP; the protein is encoded by the coding sequence GTGAAGGTCCGCACTGGTCCCGGCAAGCCCGCCGCGCCCAAGGCCGCTCCTGGGAAGTCAGGAGCCGCAGCACCCGCGAAGTCGGCGGCCGGTCCAGCCGTCGCCAGTCGGCCCCGTCCGGCCCGGCCCGGCAGCCCGGCCCAGCCGGAGGACCGGACCCACACCCCCTCTACCGTCCGGCTGTTCTATGCCCTCAAGGTGCCGACCGAGGTCGCCGCGCCCCTCGCGCAGGTCCAGAGCCGGCTCAAGGGCAACTGGCGTTCGGTACGCGCCGACCAGATGCACGTGACCCTGGCCTACCTGCCGGCCGTACCGCCCGCGCGGGTGGGCGACCTCAATGCCCTGGGCCTGCGGCTGATGGGCGAGCGCGCGCCGATGGACCTGCGCCTGCGCGGCACCGGCTACTTTCCCAACGAGGGCAGCCCCCGCGTGTGGTTCGTGAAGGTCGAGGCCGACGGCCTGGACGAGCTGGCGGCCGACCTGCGCGCCGGCATCCAGGCGTTGGGGCTGGAGACCGACGACCTGAATTTCAAGGCGCACATCACCCTGGCGCGCAAGAAGGGCCCGGCCCCGCGCGTGCCGCCCCTCACCTTCGATCTGGGCTGGCAGGCCAGCGGCGCGGCGCTCATGCGCAGCATCCTCCGTAAGACCGGCCCGATCTACGAGACCGAGAGTTCTTTCCGCTTTCAGGGCAGCCGGAGCCGTCCCCGGCCCATCAGCCCCAGCGCACCCGACGACATTTCCGGCCAAGAGGCCCATCAGGAGACGCCATGA
- the recA gene encoding recombinase RecA: MSKDATKEITAPSDAKERMKAIETAMSQIEKAFGKGSIMKLGAESKLDVQTVSTGSLSLDLALGVGGIPKGRVTEIYGPESGGKTTLALSIVAQSQKAGGTCAFIDAEHALDPVYARALGVNTDELLVSQPDNGEQALEIMELLVRSGAIDVVVVDSVAALTPRAEIEGEMGDSLPGLQARLMSQALRKLTAILSKTGTAAIFINQVREKIGVMYGNPETTTGGRALKFYASVRLDVRKIGQPIKVGNDAVANTVKVKTVKNKVAAPFKEVELALVYGKGFDQLSDLVTLAADMDIIKKSGSFYSYGEERIGQGKEKAIAYISERPEMEQEIRARVLSAIRTGNAPEVPSVPALAE; the protein is encoded by the coding sequence ATGAGCAAAGACGCCACCAAGGAAATCACTGCCCCCAGCGACGCCAAGGAACGCATGAAGGCCATCGAGACGGCCATGAGCCAGATCGAGAAGGCCTTCGGCAAGGGCAGCATCATGAAGCTCGGCGCCGAGAGCAAGCTCGACGTGCAGACCGTGAGCACCGGCAGCCTGAGCCTGGACCTCGCGCTGGGCGTGGGCGGCATCCCCAAGGGCCGCGTCACCGAGATCTACGGCCCCGAGTCGGGCGGCAAGACCACCCTGGCCCTGAGCATCGTCGCGCAGTCGCAGAAGGCGGGCGGCACCTGCGCCTTCATCGACGCCGAGCACGCGCTGGACCCCGTGTACGCCCGCGCCCTGGGCGTGAACACCGACGAACTGCTCGTGTCGCAGCCCGACAACGGCGAGCAGGCGCTCGAAATCATGGAGCTGCTCGTGCGCTCGGGCGCCATCGACGTGGTCGTGGTGGACTCGGTCGCCGCGCTGACCCCGCGCGCCGAAATCGAGGGCGAGATGGGCGACAGCCTCCCCGGCCTCCAGGCCCGCCTGATGTCGCAGGCCCTGCGCAAGCTCACCGCCATCCTGTCCAAGACCGGCACCGCCGCCATCTTCATCAACCAGGTGCGCGAGAAGATCGGCGTGATGTACGGCAACCCCGAAACCACGACCGGCGGGCGCGCGCTGAAGTTCTACGCCTCGGTGCGTCTGGACGTGCGCAAGATCGGCCAGCCCATCAAGGTCGGCAACGACGCCGTGGCGAACACCGTGAAGGTCAAGACCGTGAAGAACAAGGTCGCCGCGCCCTTCAAGGAAGTCGAACTGGCCCTGGTGTACGGCAAGGGCTTCGACCAGCTCAGCGACCTCGTGACGCTGGCGGCCGACATGGACATCATCAAGAAGTCGGGGTCCTTCTACAGCTACGGCGAGGAACGCATCGGCCAGGGCAAGGAAAAGGCCATCGCCTACATCTCCGAGCGCCCCGAGATGGAGCAGGAGATCCGCGCCCGCGTCCTGAGCGCCATCCGCACCGGCAACGCCCCGGAAGTGCCCAGCGTGCCCGCCCTGGCGGAGTAA
- a CDS encoding biotin transporter BioY, producing the protein MTQTTYPTLSRTLAPARGLTRDLLLVAGGAAFVSLLAQAEVPLHPVPVTLQTLGVLLVGAALGWKRGFAALALYLALGAAGLPVFAGGSGSFAKFLGPTGGYLLSYPLAAALVGFLAQRFGLDRRIWGAALAMLVGSVVIYALGLPWLGAVTGLRGQALLHAGLTPFVLGDALKLGLAALLLPGAWSLTRR; encoded by the coding sequence ATGACCCAGACCACCTATCCCACCCTGTCCCGCACGCTGGCCCCCGCCCGGGGCCTGACCCGCGACCTCCTGCTCGTCGCGGGCGGCGCGGCCTTCGTCTCGCTGCTCGCGCAGGCCGAGGTGCCCCTGCATCCTGTGCCGGTCACGCTCCAGACCCTGGGCGTGCTGCTGGTTGGCGCAGCGCTGGGCTGGAAACGGGGTTTCGCGGCGCTGGCGCTGTACCTCGCGCTGGGCGCGGCGGGCCTGCCGGTCTTCGCGGGTGGCAGCGGCTCGTTCGCCAAGTTCCTGGGGCCGACCGGCGGCTACCTGCTGAGCTATCCGCTGGCCGCCGCGCTCGTGGGCTTTCTGGCGCAGCGCTTCGGGCTGGACCGCCGCATCTGGGGCGCGGCCCTGGCCATGCTGGTGGGTAGCGTCGTCATCTACGCGCTGGGGCTGCCCTGGCTGGGGGCCGTGACCGGCCTGCGTGGGCAGGCGCTGCTGCACGCGGGGCTTACCCCCTTCGTGCTGGGCGACGCCCTCAAGCTGGGGCTGGCTGCCCTGCTGCTGCCGGGGGCCTGGTCGCTGACCCGCCGCTGA